A window of the Oscillospiraceae bacterium genome harbors these coding sequences:
- a CDS encoding GNAT family N-acetyltransferase: MNHIGTQDIETKRLLLRRFTIEDAPAMYCNWANDPQVTRYLTWQPHHSAAESERLLCVWVMLYAKPETYRWCIADKHTDEPIGCIDAVEQDRTNLCATAGYCLTRRLWGHGIMTEALTAMEDFLFSKGGYNRIQAFHNTQNPASGKVMQKSGMRREGILRQYHQNNQGRLVDVVLWSILRSEWQAMGRG; encoded by the coding sequence ATGAACCACATCGGCACACAGGACATCGAAACAAAGCGTCTGCTTTTGCGGCGCTTTACGATTGAAGATGCCCCTGCCATGTACTGCAACTGGGCCAACGACCCGCAGGTAACGCGCTATCTCACTTGGCAGCCGCACCATTCTGCAGCGGAAAGTGAGAGGCTTTTATGCGTATGGGTCATGCTGTACGCAAAACCAGAAACTTACCGCTGGTGCATTGCTGACAAACACACCGATGAACCCATTGGCTGCATTGACGCTGTCGAACAGGACCGCACAAATTTATGTGCAACCGCCGGCTACTGCCTGACACGCCGTCTGTGGGGACATGGGATTATGACAGAAGCTCTGACAGCCATGGAAGATTTTTTGTTTTCGAAAGGCGGGTATAACCGGATACAGGCTTTTCACAATACACAGAATCCTGCTTCCGGCAAAGTCATGCAAAAAAGCGGCATGCGCCGTGAAGGAATCCTGCGGCAGTATCACCAAAATAATCAGGGCCGCCTAGTCGATGTTGTTTTGTGGTCTATTCTGCGCTCAGAGTGGCAAGCCATGGGCCGCGGCTGA
- the metG gene encoding methionine--tRNA ligase gives MEKKTFYITTPIYYPSGKPHIGHSYCTVASDAIARYKRMQGYDVMFLTGTDEHGQKIEQKAAAAGITPKEYVDGTTKVFKDLWKLLNISNDRFIRTTDSYHVKGVQKIFRQLHDKGEIYKGKYTGWYCTDCESFWTETQLKDGKCPDCGREVKWAEEEAYFFRLSKYADRLLQLYKDHPDFIQPESRKNEMISFINQGLQDLCVSRTSVKWGIPVDFDPKHTVYVWMDALPNYITALGYGSDDDSDFKKYWPADVHFVGKEIVRFHTIIWPAMLMALDLPLPKQVYGHGWLLFGDGTKMSKSKGNVVDPYILCERYGVDAIRYFLLREIPFGSDGLFTNEALINRINSDLANDLGNLLSRTTAMVQKYFAGSIPQEQETADPDGELEAMGNALRGKCDTDIDAYQFSKALEEIWRFIARTNKYIDETEPWALGKEEAKKARLAAVMDHLCEALRIISILLAPFMPDTAPKIQEQLGLSAADCTYARAGSFGRFPAGCTVKKGSPLFPRIDVEKEIEELNKLIPNPAASQENKVKEELAGIAQIGIDDFAKVELRAAKIMDCEKIKRAKKLLKLTLDDGTGTPRTVCSGISQWYKPEDLIGKTVVLVANLKPAKLCGVESQGMILAADAGENDVKVVFLENVPAGSKIR, from the coding sequence ATGGAGAAAAAGACTTTTTACATCACAACGCCCATTTACTACCCTTCTGGCAAACCGCACATCGGCCACAGCTACTGCACCGTGGCCAGCGACGCGATTGCCCGGTACAAGCGAATGCAGGGCTACGATGTTATGTTCCTGACCGGCACAGATGAGCATGGACAAAAGATTGAGCAGAAAGCGGCCGCTGCCGGCATTACTCCAAAGGAATATGTTGACGGCACGACCAAGGTCTTTAAAGACCTGTGGAAACTGCTGAATATTTCAAACGACCGCTTTATCCGTACTACCGACAGCTACCATGTAAAAGGCGTACAGAAAATTTTTCGTCAGCTGCACGACAAGGGCGAAATCTACAAAGGCAAATACACCGGCTGGTACTGTACCGACTGTGAATCTTTCTGGACGGAAACACAGCTGAAAGACGGCAAATGCCCTGACTGCGGCCGTGAGGTAAAGTGGGCAGAAGAAGAAGCCTATTTCTTCCGTCTTTCCAAGTACGCCGACCGTCTGCTGCAGCTGTACAAAGATCATCCCGATTTTATACAGCCGGAAAGCCGCAAAAACGAAATGATTTCGTTCATTAACCAAGGCCTGCAGGACCTGTGCGTTTCGCGCACCAGTGTCAAGTGGGGCATTCCTGTAGACTTTGACCCTAAGCACACGGTCTATGTCTGGATGGACGCCCTGCCGAACTACATCACAGCTTTGGGATACGGCAGCGATGACGACAGTGATTTTAAAAAATACTGGCCTGCCGATGTGCACTTTGTCGGCAAGGAAATTGTCCGTTTCCACACAATTATCTGGCCTGCCATGCTGATGGCACTCGATTTACCGCTGCCAAAGCAGGTATACGGCCACGGCTGGCTGCTTTTCGGCGACGGCACCAAAATGAGCAAAAGCAAGGGCAACGTGGTTGACCCGTATATTTTGTGCGAGCGCTACGGCGTAGACGCTATTCGGTACTTCCTGCTACGCGAAATTCCTTTTGGCAGTGACGGCCTGTTTACCAATGAAGCGCTGATCAACCGTATTAACTCTGACCTTGCCAACGACCTGGGGAACTTGCTTTCACGCACTACTGCCATGGTACAGAAATACTTTGCTGGAAGCATTCCGCAGGAACAGGAAACCGCTGACCCCGACGGTGAACTGGAAGCAATGGGGAATGCCCTGCGCGGCAAGTGTGACACGGATATTGATGCCTATCAATTCAGCAAAGCACTGGAAGAGATCTGGCGCTTTATCGCACGCACCAATAAATATATTGATGAAACAGAGCCATGGGCTTTGGGTAAAGAGGAAGCCAAAAAAGCACGTCTTGCCGCTGTAATGGACCATCTGTGCGAAGCACTGCGCATCATTTCTATTTTGCTGGCCCCCTTTATGCCCGATACTGCACCTAAAATACAGGAACAGCTCGGCCTTTCCGCTGCAGACTGCACCTATGCCCGTGCGGGCAGCTTTGGCCGCTTCCCTGCCGGCTGCACCGTAAAGAAAGGCAGCCCTTTATTCCCACGTATTGATGTGGAAAAGGAAATTGAAGAACTTAACAAACTGATCCCCAACCCAGCCGCCTCTCAGGAAAACAAAGTAAAAGAAGAGCTGGCAGGCATTGCGCAGATCGGTATTGATGACTTCGCAAAAGTGGAACTGCGCGCCGCTAAAATTATGGACTGCGAAAAAATCAAGCGCGCAAAAAAGCTTTTGAAGTTAACTTTAGATGACGGCACAGGCACCCCGCGCACTGTGTGCAGCGGGATTTCGCAGTGGTACAAACCAGAAGATTTAATCGGCAAAACGGTTGTGCTGGTGGCAAATCTAAAGCCCGCCAAGCTGTGTGGCGTAGAGAGCCAGGGCATGATTCTGGCGGCAGACGCCGGCGAAAATGACGTTAAAGTAGTCTTTTTGGAAAATGTACCTGCCGGCAGCAAAATTCGGTAA
- a CDS encoding LCP family protein, with protein sequence MTTVMPPAKMKMNAIFTENEAYFMAYTPQDSGRHKTPRQNPSSSSQRGRGSERDVYSHSSRRAQQGEPMVDVSSYSDRRRHANTRRTRPTQVRYHDGFDPDDRAAAVDSRRSAAPRGNNYDNGNNNRSRNYNHYNNNYNNSGYRQRPKRHKHHVVRNIVCILLALLVVSCAWLTALFSHMDRTHNKVSQTTYVRTPEHAPTWNVMSSPWVTNILLIGMDQDSGGGARRSDSLILLSLDHVHNKIKMTSFLRDTYVEIPNHSRQKLNAAFAYGGAAMTMQTLENNYRIKIDMYMAVDFDSFATIINDVGGIDVTLDQGLCTEFNKNLATHFTPGKYNLKGVQALYYTRIRNYGNDYGRAQRQREVIGQLMKKLALSGPIKLTSTLNKFLPLMWTNIPANKLAGICITSLPLLFSKQQTQQIPADGTFKGETLRSAGWVEVADMEKNCTLLRQFIYETSSTN encoded by the coding sequence TTGACAACTGTCATGCCGCCCGCTAAAATGAAGATGAACGCTATTTTTACAGAAAACGAGGCTTATTTTATGGCATATACTCCGCAGGATTCTGGGCGGCACAAAACGCCGCGGCAGAATCCTTCCAGCAGCTCCCAGCGCGGCAGAGGCAGTGAGCGCGATGTTTACTCGCACTCTTCCCGCCGTGCACAGCAGGGAGAGCCGATGGTAGATGTTTCTTCATACAGCGACCGGCGCCGGCACGCCAATACCCGCCGCACACGGCCTACACAGGTACGCTACCACGATGGCTTTGACCCCGATGACCGTGCAGCAGCCGTAGACTCGCGCCGCTCTGCCGCGCCGCGGGGAAACAACTATGATAACGGTAACAACAATCGCAGCCGCAATTACAATCATTATAACAATAACTATAATAACAGCGGCTATCGGCAGCGCCCAAAGCGCCACAAGCACCACGTTGTACGCAACATTGTCTGCATTCTGCTGGCGCTGCTGGTCGTCTCTTGTGCGTGGCTGACCGCGCTGTTTTCACACATGGACCGCACACACAACAAAGTAAGCCAAACGACCTATGTGCGCACACCAGAACATGCGCCGACGTGGAATGTCATGTCCAGTCCGTGGGTCACCAACATCCTTTTGATCGGCATGGACCAGGACTCCGGCGGCGGGGCTCGCCGCAGTGACTCGCTGATTCTGCTTTCGCTCGACCACGTACACAATAAAATCAAGATGACTTCTTTTTTGCGCGATACTTATGTAGAAATCCCCAACCACAGCCGGCAGAAGCTGAATGCCGCCTTTGCCTACGGCGGCGCGGCCATGACAATGCAGACGCTGGAAAACAATTACCGTATTAAAATTGATATGTACATGGCAGTGGACTTTGATTCTTTCGCAACCATTATTAATGACGTGGGCGGCATTGATGTAACCCTGGACCAGGGCCTATGTACGGAATTCAACAAAAACCTGGCAACCCATTTTACGCCCGGCAAATACAACTTAAAGGGTGTACAGGCCCTGTACTATACCCGTATCCGCAACTACGGCAACGACTACGGCCGCGCTCAGCGTCAGCGTGAAGTGATTGGCCAGCTGATGAAAAAGCTTGCGCTTTCCGGCCCGATTAAGCTAACCTCTACCCTCAATAAGTTTCTGCCGCTGATGTGGACAAACATACCCGCCAACAAACTGGCCGGCATCTGCATAACCAGCCTGCCGCTGCTTTTCTCAAAGCAGCAGACACAGCAGATTCCTGCAGACGGCACCTTTAAGGGCGAAACGCTGCGCTCAGCCGGCTGGGTGGAAGTGGCTGATATGGAGAAAAACTGCACTCTGCTGCGGCAGTTTATTTATGAAACCAGCAGTACAAATTAA
- a CDS encoding YbjQ family protein, whose protein sequence is MILVNTDYITGKELQMLSLVKGSTIQCKNVGRDISQGFKTLVGGELKAYTSMMNDAREIALQRMIADAEKLGADAVVNVRFASSSIMQGAAEVIAYGTAVKFKE, encoded by the coding sequence ATGATACTAGTAAACACAGATTACATTACAGGAAAAGAGCTGCAGATGCTGAGCCTTGTCAAAGGTTCTACCATTCAGTGTAAAAATGTCGGCCGCGATATTTCACAGGGCTTTAAAACTTTGGTGGGCGGCGAGCTGAAAGCCTATACCTCCATGATGAACGACGCCCGTGAAATTGCGCTGCAGCGTATGATTGCAGATGCGGAAAAATTGGGAGCGGATGCGGTCGTCAACGTGCGCTTTGCTTCCTCTTCCATCATGCAGGGGGCGGCAGAAGTCATTGCTTATGGAACGGCAGTAAAGTTTAAGGAATAA
- a CDS encoding lysophospholipase, translating into MYIKSFDDTKLFLNKETAPEDKCVCVIVHGLAEHQGRYDYLAQKFHQNGIGTYRFDLRGHGRSDGERAYYACYQDMLKDVDTVVEMALTENPKKPVFLLGHSMGGFAVALYGAAYPNKRLAGLITNGAVTRDNAHLLSGVPEGADPHQRIPNQMGDGVCSVRAVVDWYQKDPYNCMTFTAGICMAIRDGISWFAKHGSDFYYPVLMMHGEKDGLVSVKDTQEFFGMISSEDKQMKIYGKLFHEVFNEYRRDEAISDVIHWINNRI; encoded by the coding sequence ATGTATATCAAATCTTTTGACGATACCAAGCTGTTTTTAAACAAAGAAACCGCGCCGGAGGATAAATGCGTTTGTGTTATTGTGCACGGCTTGGCAGAGCACCAGGGACGCTACGATTATCTTGCACAGAAGTTCCACCAAAACGGCATTGGTACATACCGCTTTGACCTGCGCGGCCACGGCCGCAGCGACGGCGAGCGCGCCTACTACGCATGCTACCAGGATATGCTGAAAGATGTCGATACCGTTGTGGAAATGGCCCTTACGGAAAACCCGAAAAAGCCGGTCTTTCTGCTGGGGCACTCTATGGGCGGCTTTGCGGTTGCGCTTTACGGTGCGGCTTACCCGAATAAGCGCCTGGCGGGGCTGATTACTAATGGCGCAGTGACGCGCGACAATGCACATCTGCTCAGCGGCGTGCCGGAGGGGGCAGACCCGCATCAGCGGATTCCCAATCAAATGGGTGACGGCGTCTGCTCGGTGCGCGCGGTTGTCGACTGGTACCAAAAAGACCCCTATAACTGCATGACTTTTACCGCCGGTATCTGCATGGCAATTCGGGACGGCATCAGTTGGTTTGCAAAGCATGGGTCTGACTTTTACTATCCGGTGCTGATGATGCACGGCGAAAAAGACGGCCTGGTCAGCGTGAAAGATACACAGGAATTTTTCGGTATGATTAGTTCGGAAGACAAGCAGATGAAAATCTATGGAAAACTTTTCCACGAAGTTTTCAATGAGTACCGCCGCGATGAAGCAATCAGCGATGTGATACACTGGATTAACAACCGCATTTAA
- a CDS encoding DUF362 domain-containing protein, protein MEPSKVYWTDMHVTLQENLLQKLQRLLKAAGIEQIDFQNKFAAIKLHFGEPGNLAFLRPNYAKVVADTVRKLGGKPFLTDCNTLYVGGRKNALDHLDSANLNGFSPATTGCQLIIADGLKGTDEELVPVQGGEYVKEAKIGQAVMDADVIISLTHFKVHEATGIGGTLKNIGMGCGSRAGKMEMHSSGKPHVDHSKCVGCGSCRKNCAHSAITITDRKATIDHSKCVGCGRCIGACPMDAVLPASDESNDILNKKIVEYSYAVLHDRPQFHISLIVDVSPNCDCHAENDLPIIPNVGMFASFDPVALDLACARAVNSQPVVPGSLLDKSSETCGDYFTALHPTTNWKTMIEHGVKMGLGSSDYELIRV, encoded by the coding sequence ATGGAACCATCTAAAGTATATTGGACGGATATGCACGTAACCCTGCAGGAGAATCTGCTGCAGAAGCTTCAGCGGCTTTTAAAAGCGGCCGGTATCGAGCAGATTGATTTTCAAAATAAATTTGCTGCCATTAAGCTTCACTTTGGCGAACCGGGCAACCTGGCTTTTCTGCGGCCGAATTATGCGAAAGTGGTCGCAGATACCGTCCGTAAATTGGGCGGCAAGCCGTTTTTAACCGACTGCAACACGCTGTACGTCGGCGGGCGCAAAAATGCGCTGGACCACTTAGACTCAGCAAATCTAAATGGTTTTTCCCCTGCAACGACCGGCTGTCAGTTGATAATTGCCGACGGCCTCAAGGGCACAGACGAAGAATTGGTGCCTGTGCAGGGCGGGGAATACGTCAAAGAGGCGAAAATCGGCCAGGCTGTTATGGATGCCGATGTCATTATTTCACTTACACATTTTAAGGTGCACGAGGCGACCGGCATTGGCGGCACCCTGAAAAATATCGGCATGGGGTGCGGGTCGCGCGCTGGAAAAATGGAGATGCACAGCAGTGGCAAGCCGCATGTGGACCACAGCAAATGTGTCGGCTGCGGTTCCTGCCGAAAAAACTGTGCGCACAGCGCCATCACCATTACAGATCGAAAAGCGACAATCGACCACAGCAAATGTGTTGGGTGCGGCCGGTGTATCGGGGCCTGCCCCATGGACGCGGTCCTGCCTGCTTCGGACGAATCAAACGATATTCTCAATAAGAAGATTGTTGAATATTCTTATGCGGTGCTGCACGACCGCCCGCAGTTCCATATCAGCTTGATTGTAGATGTTTCGCCAAACTGCGACTGCCACGCGGAAAATGACCTGCCGATTATTCCAAATGTTGGTATGTTTGCCTCCTTTGACCCGGTTGCGCTGGACCTCGCCTGCGCACGTGCGGTCAACAGCCAGCCGGTCGTACCGGGCAGCCTGCTCGACAAGAGCAGCGAGACCTGCGGCGATTACTTTACTGCGCTGCACCCGACGACCAACTGGAAAACGATGATTGAGCACGGGGTGAAAATGGGCCTTGGCAGCAGCGACTATGAACTGATCCGCGTATAA
- a CDS encoding aspartate dehydrogenase translates to MFGRKKPKQPLPFDRTKQRPVIRASICTGERVAGFRNLQTGKFEGVLLLRSPADKERFLQMYGLAAEEVKTEY, encoded by the coding sequence ATGTTTGGACGGAAAAAGCCAAAGCAGCCCCTGCCTTTTGACCGCACAAAGCAGCGCCCAGTCATTCGGGCCTCAATCTGTACCGGTGAGCGGGTCGCGGGCTTTCGCAATCTGCAGACGGGCAAATTTGAGGGCGTTTTGCTGCTGCGCAGCCCCGCCGACAAGGAACGCTTTCTGCAGATGTACGGTCTGGCTGCTGAAGAAGTGAAAACAGAGTACTAG
- the gluQRS gene encoding tRNA glutamyl-Q(34) synthetase GluQRS: MNETVCGRFAPTPSGRMHLGNVLCALLAWLSARAQGGRFVLRIEDLDAMRCPRSYAKLLEDDLLWLGIDWDEGGSKGGPHGPYYQSECAPLYEKALQKLKQQGLLYPCFCSRAQLHAASAPHLSDGQVIYSGRCRSLSAEDVKRLSKKRSPAVRLRVPDETVSFTDGRLGLHRENLARECGDFLVRRSDGVFAYQLAVVVDDSRMGVTEVVRGQDLLSSTARQLYLYWLLNDPAPLYRHIPMLLAPDGRRLSKRDHDLSLQSLRQDLPDARPLVGLLAYLCGQLPAPRPLTPRELLPLFSWDKVPKEDIRVPKAWYEAPLQQWDSTLPRQASRR, encoded by the coding sequence ATGAATGAAACAGTCTGCGGACGCTTTGCACCGACCCCAAGCGGCCGTATGCACTTGGGCAACGTACTGTGTGCCCTGCTCGCGTGGCTTTCAGCGCGCGCACAAGGCGGCCGCTTTGTACTGCGGATAGAAGATTTAGACGCCATGCGCTGTCCCCGCAGCTACGCAAAGCTGCTGGAAGACGACCTGCTTTGGCTTGGCATAGATTGGGACGAGGGCGGCAGTAAAGGCGGGCCGCACGGGCCCTATTACCAGAGCGAATGCGCGCCACTGTACGAAAAGGCCCTGCAGAAACTGAAGCAGCAGGGGCTGCTCTATCCCTGCTTTTGCTCGCGGGCGCAGCTGCACGCAGCCAGTGCACCACATCTTTCCGACGGACAGGTCATTTACAGTGGCCGGTGCCGCTCCCTTTCGGCAGAAGATGTAAAGCGGCTGTCAAAAAAGCGTTCCCCTGCTGTTCGGCTGCGGGTCCCCGACGAAACAGTTTCCTTTACAGATGGCCGTCTGGGCCTGCACCGTGAAAACCTCGCACGGGAATGCGGGGACTTTTTGGTGCGCCGCTCTGACGGCGTCTTTGCCTATCAGCTGGCAGTCGTTGTCGACGACAGCCGCATGGGGGTCACCGAAGTGGTGCGTGGGCAGGACCTGCTCTCTTCAACCGCGCGGCAGCTGTATCTTTACTGGCTTTTAAACGATCCGGCACCCCTTTACCGGCACATTCCCATGCTGCTTGCACCGGACGGCCGCCGCCTTTCCAAACGCGACCACGACCTCAGCCTGCAGTCCCTGCGGCAAGACCTGCCGGATGCCCGGCCATTAGTGGGGCTCTTGGCATACCTGTGCGGACAGCTGCCCGCGCCGCGTCCGCTGACGCCACGGGAACTGCTACCACTGTTTTCCTGGGACAAAGTGCCCAAAGAAGACATTCGCGTACCGAAAGCATGGTATGAAGCACCGCTGCAGCAGTGGGATTCCACTCTGCCGCGGCAGGCCAGCCGACGCTAG
- a CDS encoding aldo/keto reductase — protein sequence MISRGYRNTDAKPSLLGFGCMRLPRLKPDQPQIDKVLAQKMIDYAYRNGVNYFDTAFMYHDGLSEAFIGQALSKYPRESYFLADKMPAWNMTDESQVDETFQTQLVRCGVDYFDFYLCHGLDARVWENFKRFHILSYLKQKKAEGKIRRLGFSFHDSPAVLKEILSVYDWDFAQIQLNYFDWQAQDAKGQYELLAQHGIPVVVMEPVRGGSLATLCPDAEKVLKTAEPQASLASWAIRFAASQPGVMTVLSGMSTAEQVKDNVQTMLHFQPLSGKERDALSQAVQLYRQYLTIPCTGCRYCMECPSGVSIPEIFKMYNQFSVSHQEVEFMKAYESLDDTQRASACVGCGRCAEHCPQHINIPKKMKEISAAAEKMLS from the coding sequence ATGATTTCCAGAGGATATCGCAACACGGACGCCAAACCTTCTCTGCTGGGGTTTGGCTGTATGCGCCTGCCGCGCCTGAAGCCCGATCAGCCGCAGATTGATAAGGTGCTTGCGCAGAAAATGATCGATTACGCTTACCGAAACGGGGTCAATTATTTTGATACCGCCTTTATGTACCATGATGGCCTTTCCGAGGCATTTATCGGGCAGGCGCTCAGTAAATATCCGCGCGAAAGCTATTTTTTGGCCGACAAAATGCCCGCGTGGAATATGACGGATGAGTCTCAGGTAGACGAAACGTTTCAGACACAGCTGGTGCGCTGCGGAGTCGATTACTTTGATTTTTACCTGTGCCACGGGCTGGATGCTCGTGTATGGGAAAACTTTAAAAGATTTCATATTCTCTCGTACTTAAAGCAGAAAAAAGCAGAGGGGAAAATCCGCCGGCTCGGGTTTTCGTTTCATGACTCTCCTGCGGTTCTCAAAGAGATTCTTTCAGTGTACGACTGGGACTTCGCGCAGATTCAGTTGAATTATTTTGACTGGCAGGCGCAGGACGCCAAGGGGCAGTATGAGCTTTTGGCACAGCACGGTATTCCGGTTGTTGTGATGGAGCCGGTGCGCGGCGGTTCCCTGGCCACCCTTTGCCCGGATGCAGAAAAGGTGCTGAAAACAGCCGAGCCGCAGGCAAGCCTTGCCTCGTGGGCCATTCGTTTTGCGGCCTCTCAGCCAGGGGTTATGACCGTGCTGAGCGGTATGAGCACTGCAGAGCAGGTAAAAGACAACGTGCAGACTATGCTGCATTTTCAGCCGCTGAGTGGCAAAGAGCGCGATGCGCTGTCGCAGGCAGTTCAGCTTTACCGGCAGTACCTGACCATTCCCTGCACCGGCTGCCGCTACTGTATGGAGTGTCCTTCCGGCGTATCTATTCCAGAGATATTTAAAATGTATAATCAGTTTTCTGTTTCGCACCAGGAAGTAGAGTTTATGAAAGCCTATGAGTCACTGGATGATACCCAGCGCGCATCGGCTTGCGTTGGCTGTGGCCGCTGTGCCGAGCACTGCCCGCAGCATATCAATATTCCGAAAAAAATGAAAGAAATCTCTGCGGCTGCTGAAAAAATGCTTTCGTAA